TGGTCGACTTTCTGGTGGCGCGCGCCGCCGGCCTGTCGCATGGCCGCGCGCCCACCCGGCCGCCCGAGGTGCGCCCGGGCCTTGGCGCCATCACCGCCTCCCCTTCATCCCCCCCGACCCCACCGCACGAGGAGCACACCGCATGAGCCGATTGGACGTCACCGAGAAGATCATCGCCACCAAGGTGGCCAAGGGCATCCAGTGGGCCGACGTGGCCACCAAGGTGGGCCTGAGCAAGGAGTGGGTCACGGCCGCCTGCCTGGGCCAGATGACGCTGGACAAGAAGCAGGCCGACATCATCGGCAAGATCTTCGGCCTGAGCGCCGACGAGAAGAAGTGGCTGATGGTGGTGCCCTACAAGGGCAGCCTGCCCACCAGTGTGCCCACCGATCCGCTGATCTACCGCTTCTACGAGCTGGTGAGCGTTTACGGCACCACCTTCAAGGAGCTGATCCATGAGGAGTTCGGCGACGGCATCATGAGCGCCATCGACTTCAAGATGGATCTGCAGCGCGAGCCCAACCCGGCCGGCGACCGCGTATCGATCACGATGAGCGGCAAGTTCCTGCCCTACAAAACCTACTGATCGGCCCACCCCGAAGCGCCTGCGGCGGCTGCTGGCCTGCATCACCGCAGGCACCGGCCGGCGCGCTGGCTGCCCTCGAGACCCCATACGCACAGGAGCCTGAATGCGCCCCCCTGCCCCCGTTCAACCCCGACAGCGCGGCGCAGAAGGTGCGCCTGGCCGAAGACGCCTGGAACAGCCGCGACCCCGAGCGTGTGGTCGGCGTCTACACCGACGACACGCAATGGCGCAACCGGGCCGAGTTTCCGCAGGGGCGCGACGCGGTGCAGGCCTTTCTGCAGCGCAAGTGGGCGCGCGAGCTGGAGTACCGGCTGATCAAGGAGCTGTGGGCCTGCGACGGCCACCGCCTGGCCGTGCGCTTTGCCTACGAATGGCGCGACGATTCAGGCCAGTGGTATCGCAGCTACGGCAACGAGAACTGGGAGTTCACCGACGAGGGCCTGATGCGCCGGCGCTTTGCCAGCATCAACGACCTGCCGATCCAGGCCGACGCGCGCCTGTTCTTCTGGCCGCTGGGCCGCCGGCCGGATGAGCACCCGGGCCTGAGCGAGCTGGGGCTGTAGGCCCGCAGCGCGGGCCGGGCCGGTGGGTCAGGGGGACGGGCCGTCCACCACGGTGGGCATGGCCTGCTCCACCGTGCTCCAGATGAAGCGGCCCGAGGGGCTTTGCTGCTCCTCGACGATGTGCGCCACCAGGCCGGCGGCGCGCGAGATCACCGCAAAGCCGCGCATCACGCCGGTGGGCACGCCGATCTCGCCCAGCAGCGCGGCCACCGCACCGGTGGCGTTGAGCGTGATCGGCCGGCCGGCCACGGCGTCCACCGCGGCCGACAGCGTGGCCAGCGCCTGCAGGTGGCGCCCGGGCAGCTCGGGCTCGGCGCGCGCCAGGTCCAGCAGCTTGTAGGCGCGCGGGTCCACCGGCTTGTGCAGGTGGTGGCCAAAGCCGGGCACGGCGCTGCGCTCGGCCTTGTGCCGGCGCGCGATGGCCAGGGCCTCGGCCTGCGGGTCGGCCGCAGCCTGCAGCTGATCGAGCAGGCGGGCGCAGTTCTCCATCGTGCCCACGAAGGACGACCCCACCGCCATCAGGCCCGCGGCCACCGCGCCCTGCAGGTTCTCGGGCGCGCTCATGTAGACCAGGCGCGTGGCGATGGCGCTGGGCGTCAGGCCATGCTCCATCAGCGTGATCAGCACGGCATCCACCAGGCGCATGTCCACGCCGCGCGGCTCGCGGCCCAGGATCTGCATCAGCATCACCTCGGTGAAGCTGCGCTGGCCCAGCAGATCCTCCACCAGGTTCTTGTCGCGGTAGTGCAGGCTGGTCAGCGTGTGGCTGCACAGCCGGGTCTCGGGGATGGGGCTGGCATTCGGGCGCGGGGCGCTCATGGCGTGTGTCCTTCAGGCAGCGCCAGGCGGCGCAGTTCGGTCTTGAGCACCTTGCCCACCGGCGATCGCGGCAGGCTGGCGTGGAAGTGGATGTGCTTGGGCGTGTGCACCGGTCCCAGGCGCTCGCGCACGAAGGCGATCAGCTCGGCCTCGGTGGCGGCCTGGCCCTCGCGCAGCTGCACCGCGGCGGTCACGGCTTCGCCCCACTTGTCGTCGGGCACGCCGAACACCGCGCACTCGTGCACCGCCGGGTGCTGGCCCAGCGCGTTCTCCACGTCGATGGGGTAGACATTGAAGCCGCCGGTGATCACCAGCTCCTTCAGCCGGTCTTTCAGGTACAGGTAGCCGCGCGCGTCGATCAGGCCGCGGTCGCCGGTGTGCAGCCAGCCATTCACCAGGGTCTCGGCGGTCTTGTCGGGCAGGCGCCAGTAGCCGCTCATCACCAGGTCGCCGCGCACCACCACCTCGCCCACCTCGCCGCTGGGCAGCAGGCGGCCATCGGGCGCCATGATGGCCACATCGGTGAACCAGCTGCACTGGCCCACGCTGGCCCAATTGGCCTCGTCGTCGAAGTCGTCGGGGCGCATCACGGTGATGATCTGCGGCGCCTCGGTCTGGCCATAGGTGGTGCCCAGCACCGGGCCGAAAAACCCGCGCACGTGGCGGATCTTCTCGGTGGGCATCGGGGCGCCGCCGTAGATCAGCCGGCGCAGCGCGGGGTAGTCGGTGGCCCGCGTGGCGGCGGCGCCCGGCAAGGCCATCAGCATGTAGATCAGCGTGGGCGGCATGAAGCAGCAGGTGCCGGCGCGGTCGCGGAAGGCGGCGCGCACCGCCTCGGCCCCGGCCTCGGCCAGCACCACATGGCAGCCGCCCTGGGCCAGCACCGGCAAGACATAGGTGCTGGTGCCGTGGGTGATGGGCGCGGCCAGCACATAGCGGTCGTCGGCCGTCAGGCCCCAGCCCTGGATCTGGTTGCTGATGTTGGCCAGCCAGGCGCGGTAGGGCTGCATCACGCCCTTGGGCAGGCCAGTGGTGCCACCGGTGAACTTGATGGCCTGGGTGTCGCGATCGCTCAGGCCCAGCGTGGCCAGGTCCAGCGGCGCGGCGCCGGCATGGGCCGCCACCTGCTGCGCCAGCGTGCGGGCGTCCGGGTCGTCAGCCGGGCCGGTGCTGGTCCACAGCACCTGGCCAGTGGCACCGGCGATCAGCGGCGCGCAGGCCGGGTCGGCCACCACGATGCTGGGCTCGGTGGCCTGCACGATGCGCAGCACCTCGCTGGCCGTGCTCTTGGGGTTGAGCGGCACCCACACCTTGCCGCTGGCCAGCACGGCCAGCAGCGCCAGCAGGTGCTCGCCGCTGTTGCCGGCGCAGATGGCCACACGGCTGCCGGCCTGGGCATCCAGCGCGCGCAGGGCCGCGGCCAGCGCGGCCACCCGGGCCGCCAGCTCGCCATAGCGCAGCAGGCCTTCGGGCGCATCGATGGCGATGCGTTCGGGCCAACGCGCCGCGGCGCGCCAGAAGAAGTCGATCGGGAACATGGTGTCAAAGCCTCCTGGGTGTCAGTCTGCCCGCGCGCCGGACTGTTTCACCACCGCCTGCCAGCGGCGCTGCTCGGCCCCGGCAAAGCTGCGCATCTGCTCGGGCGTGCCGGTGGCCGGCGTGGCGCCCATCTCGGCCAGGCGCTTGCTCACCTCGGGCAGGGCCACCAGCTTGTTCAGCTCGCTGTTCAGCCGCTCCACCACGGCGCGTGGCGTGCCGGCCGGCGCCGCCAGGCCGAACCAGCTCTGCACCTCAAACCCCGCGTAGCCCGATTCGGCCAGCGTGGGCACGTCGGGCAGCAGCGGCAGGCGCTGCGGGCCGGTCACCGCCACCGCACGCAGGCGCCCACCCTGCACATGCGGCAGCGCCGAGGGCGCGTTGTCGAACATCGACTGCACCTGGCCACCGATCAGATCGGTGACGGCCGGCGCGCTGCCGCGGTAGGGCACATGCAGCATGTTGAGCCTGGCCACCGACTTGAACAGCTCGCCCGACAAGTGGATGGACGAGCCGCTGCCCGATGACGCAAAGCTGATGCCCTGCGGCTTGTCCTTGGCGAACTTCACATAGTCGGCCACGCTCTTGATCGGCAGCGCCGGGTTCACCACCAGGATGTTGGGCACCTTGGCAATCAGGCCCACCGGCTCGAAATCCTTCTGCGGGTCGTAGCCCAGCTTGTCGTACAGCGAGGCGTTGATGGTGTTGGCGATGGTGAACACATACAGCGTGTGGCCATCGGCCGGCGCACGGGCCACGGCCTCGGCGCCGATGTTGCTGTTGGCACCGGCGCGGTTCTCCACCACCACGGTCTGGCCCAGCGCCTCGCCCAGCTTCTGGCTCACCAGGCGGGCGATCACATCGGTGGCGCCGCCGGCGGCATAGCCCACCACCAGGCGCAGCGGCTTGGCCGGCCAGGGCTGGGCCTGCGCCAGGGCCGGCGCGTGCGCCAGGCCGCAGGACAAGGTGGCCAGCAAGGCAGCCAGCGCGCGGCGTCGCGTCGGCCGGAACGGGGGGGCTGATTCAGTGCGCATGGGGTGTCTCCGGAGGCAGGTTCGACAAGGGCTCATCTCGGCGAAAATTCTTGGCGATGCCACGCCCCCAATCGCCCAGAAACGTCCGCCAGGCGGACGAAACAAGGGTTAGCACCGAGGAGCCCCCTGCGCCGGCCCGGGCCAATGCCGCCGGGCCGGCCAGCCCCGCGCACGCCAACGCAAGGCCCAGCCGTGAGGCCGAAGGCCGCGCCCTGCGCCGCGGCCTGCAGCTGCTGGACGCCGTGCAGCGCAGCGGCGAGGCCGGTGCCCGCGTGGTGGACCTGTGCCGCGCGCTGGCGCTGGAGCGCGCCACCGTGCACCGCCTGCTGGCCACGCTGACCGACTGCGGCCACGTGCAGCGCCACGGCCGCTGGCACTACGTGGCCGCCCCGGCCGCCCAGCTGCGCGGTGCACGCCAGTTGAGCGACATCGCCTCCGAGATGGCGCAGCGCCTGGCCCCGGTGCTGGCCCAGGTGAGCGCCGGCTGCGGCGATGCCGCCTTTGCGGTGGTGCGCGAGGGCCACAGCGCCTGGTGCGTGGCGCGGCACATCGGCAGCTACCCGGTGCAGATCCTGGCCGTGCAGGTGGGCAGCCGCCAGCCACTGGGCGTGGGCGCCGCCGGCCTGGCCCTGCTGGCCGCCCTGCCCGAGGCCGAGGCCCGCGCGGCCATCGCCTCGCATGGCGACGCACTGGCCCGCTACGGCGGCATGACGGTGGAGCGCCTGCGCATCCTGGTGCGCAGCACCCGCGAGCGCGGCTGGTCGGTGGTGGGCAACCACGCCGTGAAAGGCGTGCTGGGCGTGGGCCGCGCCCTGCGCGATGCCAACGGCCAGCCGCTGGCCGGCATCAGCGTGGCGGCATCGATGGACCGCATGACCCGCCAGCGCCAGCGGCTGATTGCCGGGCTGATGGACGAGGCCTTGGGGGCGGTGTGACGGCGGCTGTCGCGCCCGGTGCAGCGGGGCGCTGGTTGGTAGGCCGTGTTGGACTTGAACCAACGACCAAAGGATTATGAGTCCTCTGCTCTAACCGACTGAGCTAACGGCCCCCAGCGACGAGGCGCGATTCTAGGCGGCGGCCGGCGTGCTGCCTGGCAGCGGGCATGGCCCGGCCTGCCAGGCCGCTGCAGCCGCGCCGCATCACAATGCCGGCAACCCCGCCCTGGAGCCTGCACATGCCGATCCGCCGCCCTTGCCTGACCCTTGCCGCGACCCTGCTGCTGGCCTGTGGCCCTGCCGCCATGGCCGAGCAGCTGGGCGAGGTGGACACCGCCTTCAAGCTGATCGGCCCCGACCACAAGATCGTGGTCGAGGCCTATGACGATCCGGCCGTGCCGGGCATCACCTGCTTTGTCTCGCGGGCCAAGACCGGTGGCGTGCGCGGTGCGCTGGGCCTGGCCGAAGACAAGGCCGAGGCGTCGATCGCCTGCCGGCAGGTGGGGCCGATCCAGTTTCCGAAGCCCTTGCCCCGGCAGGACGAGCTGTTCAGCGAGCGCATCAGCCTGGTGTTCAAGCGACTGCGCGTGGTGCGCATCGTGGACGCCCGGCGCAATGCCCTGGTCTACCTCACCTACTCGGACCGGCTGATCGACGGCTCGCCGCAGAACGCGGTCACCGCCGTGGCGGTGGATCGCGCGACGCCGATTCCACTCAAGTGAGTCGGAGCGCGCCGGTCAAGCGCCGGGCCGCCACAAGCTGACCGTCCAACTGACCGGCCTACCCGCCCGGCGGTTGGTTCCGCGTACCCGCGCAACCGGGTGCCCCACTACCGCTGGCTCAGCGCATTGCCGACCAGGCGCGCGGTGATGTCCACGATCTGCACCATGCGCTCGTAGGCCATGCGGGTGGGGCCTACCACGCCCAGCGTGCCGACGATGCGGCCGTCCACCTCGTAGGGCGCCGACACCACGCTCAGCTGCTCATACGGCACCACGCCGCTCTCGCCGCCGATGTAGATCTGCACGCCCTCGGCGCGGCTGCTGTTCTCAAGCAGGCGCAGCAGCTCGGTCTTCTGCTCGAACAGGTCGAACATCTTGCGCAGCGAGCCCATGTCGTGGCCGAAATCCTGCACGCCCAGCAGGTTGCGCTCGCCCGAGATCACCACCTGGTCGGCGCCGTCGGCCATGGCGTCACTGCCCACTTGCACGGCGGCCTGCATCAGCGTGGCGATGTCGGCGCGCAGTTCGTCCACCTCGCTGCGCAGGCGCATGCGCATCTCGTCGACCGCCAGGCCGGCGTAGTGGGTGTTGAGGAAGTTGGTGGCCTCCACCAGCTCGCCCTCGGGGTAGTCGCGCGCGGTGAAGATCACCCGGTTCTGCACATCGCCCTCGGGCGTGACCAGGATCACCAGCACCCGCTTCTCGCCCAGGCGCAGAAACTCGATGTGGCGAAACACGCCGGCCCGCTTGGGCGCGGTGACCACGCCGACAAAGTGCGACAGGCTCGACAGCATCTGCGCGGCCTGGGCAATCACGCGCTGCGGCTGGTCGGGCTGCAGCTGGTCGCGCACGCTGGCCACGTCGGCCGGCATATTGCCCGGGTTGACCGGCCGCGCCGTGAGCATGGTGTCGACAAACACGCGGTAGCCGCGCGCCGTGGGGATGCGCCCGGCGCTGGTGTGCGGGCTGGCGATCAGGCCCAGCTCTTCCAGATCGGCCATCACGTTGCGGATGGTGGCCGGCGACAGCTCCAGCCCCGAGGCGCGCGAGAGCGTGCGGCTGCCCACCGGCTGGCCATCGGCGATGTAGCGCTCGACCAGGATCTTCAGCAGGGTGTGGGCACGCTCGTCCATGGCCCATTTTCACTGCAAGACCGGCTGCCGCGCCACCCGGCGGCAGGGGGTCTTGCACAGGGGTGCTGTGGTGTAATCCGCGGCACGATGTCGCGCCGCTTCCATCATGCCGCGCTGGTAGGCAAATACCAGGCTGAAGGCATCCGGCCGTTGCTGGCCGAGGTGGCGCAGTTCCTGTTGCGCGAAGGGCTCGAGGTCTCGCTCGAGCGCGAGACGGCCCTCAGCACCGGCATGACCGAGTTCGACGCGCTCACCCCGGCGCAGATCGGTGCGCGCTGCGATCTGGCGGTGGTGGTAGGCGGCGACGGCACCATGCTGGGCATCGCCCGCGAACTGGCCCGCCACAAGGTGCCGCTGGTGGGCATCAACCAGGGCCGGCTGGGCTTCATCACCGATGTGCCGCTGGGCCACTGGCGCGAGGCCCTGGCGCCGATGATTGCCGGCGATTACGAGGAAGACCCGCGCGCCATGCTCGAGGGCGAGGTGTGGCGCGACGGCGAGCGCTTCTTCGAGGGCCTGTCGATGAACGACGTGGTGGTGGGCCGCGGCGCCACCGCCAGCATGGTCGAGCTGCGCGTGGACATCGGCGACGAGTTCGTGGCCAACATCCGCGCCGATGGCCTGATCGTCTCGTCGCCCACCGGCTCCACGGCCTATGCGCTGTCGGCTGGCGGGCCCATCCTGCATCCGCGCATCGCCGGCTGGGTGGTGGTGCCGATCGCCTCGCACACGCTGTCCAACCGCCCCATCGTGCTGCCCGACGCCGAAGAGGTGCGCATCACCGTGGTGGCCGGGCGCGACGCCTCGGCCAACTTCGACATGCAAGGCCTGGCCAGCCTGCTGCACGGTGACCAGGTGCGCGTGCGCCGCTCGGCACACAAGGTGCGCTTTCTGCACCCGCGCGGCTGGAGCTACTACGCCACGCTGCGCCGCAAGCTGCGCTGGTACGAAGGCGTGGTATGAGCCTCGCCCCCCAAGGGCCAGGCACCGCCTGCCCGGCAAAAGGTTGCCGCCTGCGGCCCGGCCAGACGACCACTTCCGTGGCGACCGCCGGCTTGCGCTGCGGCGTGCCGGCCAGGAGACCCTGAGTGCTGCGCCGCCTTGCCTTGCGCGACTTCGTCATCGTGCCGGCGCTGGAGCTCGACTTCCATGCCGGCTTCTCGGTGCTCACCGGCGAGACCGGGGCCGGCAAGTCGATCCTGGTCGATGCGCTGCAGCTGGCGCTGGGCAGCCGCGCCGAGTCGGGCGTGGTGCGCGAGGGCGCGGCGCGGGCCGACATCACGGCCGAGTTCGACCGCCCGGCCACGCTGCTGGCCTGGCTCGAGCAGGCCGGCTTCGACTCCAACGCCGACGAGCCCACGCTGCTGCTGCGCCGCACGGTCGATGCCCAGGGCAAGAGCCGCGCGTGGATCAACGGCAGCCCGGCCACCGTGGCCCAGCTGCGCGAAGTGGCCGAGCACCTGCTCGACATCCACGGCCAGCATGCCTGGCAAAGCCTCACCCGCGCGGCGGCCGCCCGCGAGCTGCTCGACACCCAGGCCGGCATCGACACCGCGCCGCTGGCCGCGCTGTTTGCCAGCCGCAAGGCCAGCGCCGAGGCTTTGGCCCGCGCCCGCGAACAGCAAGACGAGATCGCCCGCGAGCGCGAGCGCCTGGCCTGGCAGCTGGCTGAGCTCGACAAGCTGGCGCCGGCAGACGGCGAATGGGCCGAGCTCACGGCCGAGCACCAGCGCCTGGCCCATGCCCAGGCGCTGATCGACGCCGCCCGCGGCGCACTGGAAGCCATTGCCGACAACGACGAGGCCAGCGCCGAGACCCTGGCCAGCCGCGCCCTCGATGCACTGGCCGACGTGGCCGATCACGATGCCCGCCTGCAGCCCGTGATCGACACCCTGCACAGCGCCCTGGCCCAGTTGCGCGACGCGGCCCACGAGCTCAACGCCTACCTGGGCCGCGCCGAACTCGACCCCGATCGCCTGGGCGAGCTGGATGCGCGCATGTCGGCCTGGATGGGCCTGGCCCGCCGCTGGCGCCGCCCGCCCGATGCCCTGCCCGCCCTGCTTGGCAGCTGGCGCAGCGAGCTCAAGGCGCTGGATGCCGCCACCGACACCGCGGCACTGGAAGCCGCCTACGCCAGTGCCGATGCCGCTTACCAGGCCGAGGCCCGGCGCGTGGGCCAGCGGCGCCGCGCCGCCGCGCCGCCGCTGGCCGACGCGGTGAGCCGCGCGATGCAGAGCCTGGGCATGGCCGGTGGCCGCTTCGAGGTGGGCTTCACCGCCCTGCCGGCCGCGCAGTCGCAAGGGCTGGAGGGCGTCGAGTTTCTGGTGGCCGGCCATGCCGGCAGCACGCCGCGGCCGCTGGCCAAGGTGGCCTCGGGCGGCGAGCTCTCGCGCCTGGCACTGGCCATCGCCGTGACCACCGTACAGGCCAGGGCCGCCGCCGGCCAGCAACAAGCCGGGCCCGGCACGCTGATCTTCGACGAGATCGACGCCGGCATCGGCGGCGCGGTGGGCGACACCGTGGGCGCCCTGATGAAGCAGCTGGGCCAGCGTGTGCAGGTGCTGGCCGTCACCCACCTGGCGCAGGTGGCCGCCTGTGCCGACCAGCACTACGTGGTGGCCAAGGCGCGCCAGGCCGATGGCCGCACCGCCAGCAGCGTGGCCGCGGTGGCCGGCGAGGCGCGCGTGGCCGAAGTGGCGCGCATGCTGGGCGGCGAGCGCATGGCCGGCACCAGCCTGGCCCATGCTCAGGCCATGCTGCAGCAGCCCGCCACGGCGCCCGCTGCGGCGCCGGCCAAGCCAACTGCCAAGCCACCCGCCAAGCCATCCGCCCCTTCCGACAAGCCTGCCCCACGCCGCAGCAGCAGCAAAGCATGAGCACCCCAGCAGTACCGCCCGCCACCTTGGCGCCACCCCTTGTCAGCCGCGAGCTGGTGTTGATCAGCGGCATCTCCGGATCGGGCAAGTCGGTGGCGCTGCATGCGCTGGAAGACGCCGGCTTCTTCTGCGTCGACAACCTCCCGCCCGAGCTGCTGCGCGCCTACATGGGCCTGGACAACCCGCGCTACACGCGGCGCGTGGCGGTGGCGGTGGATGTGCGCGCCGGCCGCTCGCTCAACGGCCTGGTGCCGCTGATCGCCGAGCTGCGCGCCGAGGGCGTCACCATCCGTCCGCTGTTTCTGGATGCCGCCACCGACACCCTGGTGCGGCGCTTCTCCGAGACCCGCCGCCCCCACCCCTTGAGCCACCCCGAGATCAACGGCAACGGCCAGCATGCGCTGATCGAGGCCATCGAGCTCGAGCGCCTGCTGCTGGCCGAGCTGCGCGAGGTGTCCACCGTGATCGACACCAGCCAGCTGCGCCCGGCCGGCCTGCGCGCCCACATGCGCCAGCTGCTGGCCACGCCCACCGACCGCCTGACCCTGGTGTTCGAGAGCTTCGCGTTCAAGTACGGCGTGCCGCTGGATGCCGACTACGTGTTCGACGTGCGCATGCTGCCCAACCCCTACTACGTGCGCGATCTGCGGCCGCAGAACGGGCGCGACGCGCCGGTGATCGCCTTTCTCGAGCAGCAGCCCGAAGCCGCCGAGCTGATGGCCCAGATCGAGGCCTTCGTGCGCCGCTGGCTGCCGGCGCTGGCCACCGACCAGCGCGGTTATGTCACCGTGGCCATCGGCTGCACCGGAGGCCAGCACCGCTCGGTCTACATGGTTGAGCAGCTGGGCCGGCGCTTTGCCGACCATGGCGCCACGCTGGTGCGCCACCGTGAGCTGGACGCCGTCGGGTGAGCCCGGCCGGCGCCGACGCGGCCTGGCCACCGGTGGGTGTGGCCATGTCCGGGCTGCCGCTGTTTCCGCTGCAGATGGTGCTGTTTCCGGGTGGGCGCCTGGGGCTCAAGGTGTTCGAGGCGCGCTACCTCGACCTGATGAGCCGCTGCCTGCGCAGCGGCGCACCGTTTGCCGTGGTGTGCATCCACCAGGGCAGCGAGGTGCAGCGTGCGGGCGAGGCGCCACCGCGCTTCGAATCCCTGGGCGTACTGGCCCGGCTGGACGAGCTGGACGCCGAGCAGTCCGGCATCCTGCGGGTGCAGTGCCAGGGCACGCGCCGCGTGCAGCTGGCCACGCCCGAGCAGCAGGCCGATGGCCTGTGGCAGGCCCAGGCCACGCCGCTGTCCGACGACCCGGTGCTGCCGGTGCCCGACGCCCTGGTGCCCAGCGCGCTAGCGCTGGGCCAGGCCATTGCCACCCTGGCCGCGCAGGGCCAGAAGCCCTTTGCGGCGCCCTACCAGCTTGACCAGGCCGGCTGGGTGGCCAACCGCTGGTGCGAACTGCTGCCGCTGCCGCTGGCCGCACGCCAGCAGCTGATGGCGCTGCCCGACCCGCTGGCGCGGCTGCAGCTGGTGGACGAGTTTCTGCGCAGCAAGAAGGTGATCTGAGCCACCTGCACAGGCGGCCCGGATTTCGCCGCCCCGCCGGCGGCCTGCCCGGCCGGCACGGCATGGCACGGCTCAGAGCGGCGGGCCGGCCTGCAGCAGCTTGCGGATCGGTGCCGGCAGGCCGGCGGCGAGCGCATCGTCCACCGCCCACCAGCGGCCGGCGGGCAGCATGGCCTCGACGCTGGGCAGGCTGTCGGCCGGGCTGTCCGGCCAGCTGACGGGCAATTGCCAGACGCAGGGCTGCAGCGTCCAGTCCAGATGGGTCAGCACATGCTTGAAGGGCGGCAGCCAGCGGCCCTCGCCGGGCCAGTCGGCGGTGGCCGCGTCGAGCGCGGCCTCGTCCTCGTACTCGGGCAGGGTCCACAGCCCGGCCCACACGCCCTGCGCCGGTTTCTGCACCAGCCACACCTGGCGCGCCGCCGCATCCCCGCGCAGCAGCCACAGCAGCGCATGGCTGCGTGTGCCGCGCTTGAGCTTGCGCGTCTTCACCGGGTAGGCCTCGGGCCGGCCCTCGGCGCGGGCCACGCAGGGCCCGGCCCAGGGGCAGGCATCGCAGGCCGGCTTGCGCGGTGTGCACAGCGTGGCGCCCAGGTCCATCAGGCCCTGGGTGTAGGCCTGGATCGCGCCAGGTGCGGCGCCGGCACCCGAGTCACCGGCCTCGACGCCGTGCGGCAGCAGCGACTGCGCCACCGCCCACAGCGCGCGCTCGTGCCGCGCCTGCGCCAGATCGTCGGCGATGCCCAGCACCCGGGTGAGCACGCGCTTGACGTTGCCGTCCAGGATGGCCACCCGCTCGCCAAAACAGAAGGCGGCAATGGCCGCGGCGGTTGAGCGGCCGATGCCCGGCAACTCGGCCAGGCTGGGCGCGCTGCGCGGAAACTGCCCGCCGTGCCGTGCCACCACGGCCTGGGCACAGCGGTGCAGATTGCGCGCGCGGCTGTAATAGCCCAGGCCGCTCCACAGCGCCAGCACCTCGTCCTCGTGCGCCGCGGCCAGCGCCGCCACGTCAGCAAAACGCGCGAGAAAGCGCTCGTAGTAACCCAGCACGGTGCTCACCTGGGTCTGCTGCAGCATCACCTCGGACAACCACACGTGGTACGGATCGCGGCTGCGCTGCCACGGCAGCGCATGGCGACCGTGCACGCGCTGCCAGGCGATCAGGGCCGGCGCCAGCTCGGCATCGGTACCGCTCACGCGGCGTGGCAGCTCG
The genomic region above belongs to Aquabacterium sp. OR-4 and contains:
- the recN gene encoding DNA repair protein RecN, which translates into the protein MLRRLALRDFVIVPALELDFHAGFSVLTGETGAGKSILVDALQLALGSRAESGVVREGAARADITAEFDRPATLLAWLEQAGFDSNADEPTLLLRRTVDAQGKSRAWINGSPATVAQLREVAEHLLDIHGQHAWQSLTRAAAARELLDTQAGIDTAPLAALFASRKASAEALARAREQQDEIARERERLAWQLAELDKLAPADGEWAELTAEHQRLAHAQALIDAARGALEAIADNDEASAETLASRALDALADVADHDARLQPVIDTLHSALAQLRDAAHELNAYLGRAELDPDRLGELDARMSAWMGLARRWRRPPDALPALLGSWRSELKALDAATDTAALEAAYASADAAYQAEARRVGQRRRAAAPPLADAVSRAMQSLGMAGGRFEVGFTALPAAQSQGLEGVEFLVAGHAGSTPRPLAKVASGGELSRLALAIAVTTVQARAAAGQQQAGPGTLIFDEIDAGIGGAVGDTVGALMKQLGQRVQVLAVTHLAQVAACADQHYVVAKARQADGRTASSVAAVAGEARVAEVARMLGGERMAGTSLAHAQAMLQQPATAPAAAPAKPTAKPPAKPSAPSDKPAPRRSSSKA
- the rapZ gene encoding RNase adapter RapZ; protein product: MSTPAVPPATLAPPLVSRELVLISGISGSGKSVALHALEDAGFFCVDNLPPELLRAYMGLDNPRYTRRVAVAVDVRAGRSLNGLVPLIAELRAEGVTIRPLFLDAATDTLVRRFSETRRPHPLSHPEINGNGQHALIEAIELERLLLAELREVSTVIDTSQLRPAGLRAHMRQLLATPTDRLTLVFESFAFKYGVPLDADYVFDVRMLPNPYYVRDLRPQNGRDAPVIAFLEQQPEAAELMAQIEAFVRRWLPALATDQRGYVTVAIGCTGGQHRSVYMVEQLGRRFADHGATLVRHRELDAVG
- a CDS encoding LON peptidase substrate-binding domain-containing protein — protein: MSGLPLFPLQMVLFPGGRLGLKVFEARYLDLMSRCLRSGAPFAVVCIHQGSEVQRAGEAPPRFESLGVLARLDELDAEQSGILRVQCQGTRRVQLATPEQQADGLWQAQATPLSDDPVLPVPDALVPSALALGQAIATLAAQGQKPFAAPYQLDQAGWVANRWCELLPLPLAARQQLMALPDPLARLQLVDEFLRSKKVI
- the mutY gene encoding A/G-specific adenine glycosylase, whose product is MPRRVSGTDAELAPALIAWQRVHGRHALPWQRSRDPYHVWLSEVMLQQTQVSTVLGYYERFLARFADVAALAAAHEDEVLALWSGLGYYSRARNLHRCAQAVVARHGGQFPRSAPSLAELPGIGRSTAAAIAAFCFGERVAILDGNVKRVLTRVLGIADDLAQARHERALWAVAQSLLPHGVEAGDSGAGAAPGAIQAYTQGLMDLGATLCTPRKPACDACPWAGPCVARAEGRPEAYPVKTRKLKRGTRSHALLWLLRGDAAARQVWLVQKPAQGVWAGLWTLPEYEDEAALDAATADWPGEGRWLPPFKHVLTHLDWTLQPCVWQLPVSWPDSPADSLPSVEAMLPAGRWWAVDDALAAGLPAPIRKLLQAGPPL